The genomic DNA TCATAACAAGCAATAAAATTGTGGTACTAAGCAATGTTTTCATTTTGTTTTATTTAGATTTAATAAATAATTATTGTGCAAAGGTATTCTTCAAAAAATCAAAAACAAATATTATTTAGATTAATTTAAAATAGTGATTAAAATTCTCTACAAAAGAAGGTTTTTAAATAGAAAAAATTTATTCGCTATATTTGTTAACTAATTTCATTAGAGAAGATATGAAGGATAGCTCTTTTGACGACTTACTTATACTATTGAAATATCTCAATAAAAGGAATCCAGAATAGATTGGTTAATGTCCGATAGTATTAGAATATGCAGTAATTTTTTAAGTGCATTATAAATTATAATCTAAAAACATTAATAATTATGTCACGTTATCACACCTTAGGAAAGATTCCAAGAAAAAGGCACACAACTTTTAAAAAAGAAGATGGAAGTCTATATCAAGAAGAGTTATTTGGTACGGCAGGCTTTGCTGGAATGTCTTCTTTGTTATATCATATTCACCCGCCTACCGTTGTTACTGAAATAAAAAATAAAGGTGCCGTTGCTCCAAAAATAGGGATAGAAAAAAATATGAAAGCCTTAAGTTTTAAAGGTTTTTCATTAGAGCCAGAAAAAGATTTTTTAAGCAGTAGAAAAACATTATTTGTAAATAATGATTTGCATATAGGGTTGGCTGCTCCTAAGGAATTTTCTAAGGATTATTTTTATAAAAATGGAGATGCTGATGAAATGTTGTTTATTCACGTAGGTAGTGGTACTTTAAGAACAAACTATGGAAATATTCCTTTTGAGTATGGAGATTACCTGATTATACCTAAGGGGGTGATTTATCAAATTGATTTTGATACTGAAGATAATCGTATTTTATATGTAGAGTCTTTTGACCCCATTTTTACCCCTAAAAGATATCGAAATAATTTTGGGCAATTATTGGAGCACTCACCATTTTGTGAGAGAGACATGAAATTGCCAAATAATTTAGAAACT from Tenacibaculum maritimum NCIMB 2154 includes the following:
- a CDS encoding homogentisate 1,2-dioxygenase translates to MSRYHTLGKIPRKRHTTFKKEDGSLYQEELFGTAGFAGMSSLLYHIHPPTVVTEIKNKGAVAPKIGIEKNMKALSFKGFSLEPEKDFLSSRKTLFVNNDLHIGLAAPKEFSKDYFYKNGDADEMLFIHVGSGTLRTNYGNIPFEYGDYLIIPKGVIYQIDFDTEDNRILYVESFDPIFTPKRYRNNFGQLLEHSPFCERDMKLPNNLETHDEKGAFLVKIKKQGIMWEYVYGNHPFDVVGWDGFHYPYAFSIHDFEPITGRIHMPPPIHQTWESSGFVVCSFVPRLYDYHPNSIPAPYHHSNIDSEELLYYVDGDFMSRNNIEKGQITLHPGGVPHGPHPGAIEKSIGKKETGELAVMIDPFKPMSITEDALKLQVEDYHKSWIL